Genomic DNA from Betta splendens chromosome 10, fBetSpl5.4, whole genome shotgun sequence:
acgatgaagatgatgacgacAATGACAGTGAGGAGGAACGTGCGGACAAAGATGGAAGGACAGAAAATGGTTCATAGGATTCAGCAATGAGGACCTGAACAATTGACAGTTGTGAGAATGgtgcagtgatgatgatgaactgatGCAGTGATAGCTGCGACGGTCCTCATGTGTCTTTTAGTGTCTCCTGCAGTTCTTGTTGGGAAAACGGCTGAGTTCACTGATAGGATTCTCAATGTTTTTCATATTCTGTCAAACACTTCTCCTgacctgcctgtctgacctATTATGATACCAGTACTACAGTACAAATGTAGATCAGTGTTGGCTTGAACTGTTAAACATCTAAATCTGTTGCACACCTGCAGAAAATGGAAAGTGACTCAAGATTGAAATCAGGTGCAGTATTGTCACTTTGGTGTGATGCCaatttttacacatttcctGTATTGCTGGCTGATTTCTTGGAATTGATTGTTGTAAGTATGAACACACATTCCAAATAAATGACGTAAAATGTCCCTGTAGGGTTGTAGGAGTTTTCACACCTACTATAGAACCAGTTCTACAAGGATTTCTTGTAATGCCCTGATGTGTgacacagttttttttccactagatttttttttgttttcaaacccCTGCTGCAAGGTAAAGTTTCTTTTACGtgcatatttaaattaaatatttgattgtttttttttacttcagagGTTGAGGTTTGAGACAACGCTATAAAGAGCTTAAAAACTCTGAAAAGTAttgtcaaatgtttttaatatttactgaCAAAGGATTCAGAAGAAAATGGTGTCTTCAAGAAAATCCAGATGCTAACGCTGCTTTCCTTTTTAAAAATTATGATTTCCATCGCCTCAAGACAATGAACAAGCAGGTGATGATTTAGGGACACATTTCTATCCCTGTTTGTAACATCTAGTGTTCTTTTTACTAATTACTAGGTTGCATAATCTGTTCCATTAATGCAtagttatttaatcaaaactTGCGGTCATCCCTGCATTAAATGCACTTCCTGGACAGTTTCTCTGAGCTTCCTGTCAAACGTCAAATTTGGCACATTTTCCCATTTTAGTGATTTTCTGTGTGACGCTTAAATGCCCCAAGCTCCATGTGTTCTACTGTTCTCTTCTTTTGGCCGGTGACACCTGTTGTGTCGTTTTGACTGTCTACATTTACACAACAGGCTCAACTCAAATGTGGCTACAACACAAGTTCTACAGTATAATGACGTGTCTATATACACATGCAGGTGGATGATCAGCTTCATGTCTTATTTTTGTATTGCTTTTGCACAAACTAGACCTAAACACACTGGTAACATTTGAGGGAAACATTGCTCTTTTTTAAGTTTATAACCTAAAAAAGGAAGCGTTCATTGTAAGTATTTGCTGCTACAGCTGACTTTTTAAGATTGACAATAGGCTTGAATGATTTAACATAAATGATTTAATGACACAAACCACAAGAGACATACAAAGAATATTTAACTGAAAGTTATTGCAAAGTAGGACAAAGCTCCCAACACAATGTAAAGACTGGGACTTTAAATCACTGCTAAGCAGAAGGAGTAAATGAACTACTACAGACAGGTGTAGAACATATaacaaaatataataacaaaacataaaacagcacAAACCATGACAGTGCGTCTGCCACATAACATATATGACGTATGACTAAGTGACACTGAATCATGAGGGAGGGAACCTTAAATACACAGGACAGAGGTGCATGTGATCGAAATAATGACGTAAGACACAGACAGCACAGGCAGGAACATCGAGACCAGCAGAGACAAGgagtgaacacagacagaacagaacagtgtTACACTATATTATTACATAGTTGTCTTACCTGcttacattatattattatattcttagtataataaataacaaagacttaacaaaaatacagttttaCGTAAAAGACAACTaattgtaattatttcacattgTTACAGACACTAGTACAGTTACTGTACTAGGTTTTAAACCAATTTTTGTGTCACAACTTGTGTGTCTTTCCTCAGCGTCACGTTCCGACACTGGTCCCGCGTCTTCCTCATGTCGTCCCACAGCCGAAGCACCTGGCTGGGGCTGCGTTTGTGCACCAGCAGGATGGTGTGGTACGAACacggctccttctcctccttctcagaGAAGCCAAAGGTGAGGAAGGCGGGGTGGTGGACGGGGGAGGTGTTGAGCCGGACCATTAGCATCCCCACATAGACGTCGTCGATGGGGAACAGATGAACCCTTTGGGACACGTCATGCAGGCGCTTGGTCAAGGGGCCCGAGTACaccacccctcctccacccgcgtACGCAGGATACAGACCCTTAAAGAAGGTGTCGGGGATAAAGTACTTGGACATGTTGGCTCGGCTTGGCATGGCTGCACCAATGACATCTCCAACCATAAAGTTCTCCATGACCTTGTTGGCGTCCGGTTTCCTCAGCTGGTCCTGGAGGTAACTTAGCATTTTTGGGGTGTTGACGAAGACGTCATCGTCTCCTTTGAAGACAAACTGAGTCTGACCGCAGTGAAGCGAGAACCACCTCCAGAAGTGGATGTCCTTCAAGGTGAGGTTGAAGAAAGTGTCTCTGAAGTCCCACTGAAGGATGTCTCCATAGTGTTTGCTCTCTAGCTCCAGTAACTCTGATGAGTCCACACCCTGGTCCTGGGGGTTCCCTTTGCCCAGCAGGAACACCCTGCGGACGTAGcccccgctgctgctcctgtgtccTGCGACCCAGCCTGCCCGGCCCCAGGTCTGACGAATGGCCTGCCGGTTCCTAAAGTTCAGCTCCGTTGTCTTGATGGCCAGAAGAAGGAGAGGGGGGCCGGTCTCATCACTTGCCCCTGCTCCACACACCCCATCTGGCTGGATGAGGTTTGGATAGTCTCGTTTATCCATGTGGTTCACAAAGTCCTGTATCTGCTGCGGGAATTGTTTAAAGTTCTTCCTCAGACTGTCCGTGTTGGTGACAGCAGAGAAACTCTGTTTCAGTAGGACTTCCGAGCTATCGCTGTcgggctgtttgtgttgtttggggTGCAGTATGGGGCTGAAGTAGCGGTCGATGGGTAACTGCAGGTGATTCCAAATGGCACCTTGGGCCGGGTCGAGGGTCCAGAAGCTTTGTGGCAGAGGGGCAAAGTTTGCGTTCCTTAAAGATCCTGGGGCCACAAAATGTATTATATGCACACTTCCTTCCATCAAAGCCCCAGACGATATGAACTGCTGTGTCCTTATATACACCACCACACCAACATAAACCACGAACAGGGCCAGGCAGATGCAGGGGCTGCACAGACAGATCAACACGTTTCGTAGGCGCCGGCgacggaggcagcagcagcagcagcagcagcaaagcctCGCCATTTGGCTGCAAAGGATCACATGCAGACGGCGTTAGTGTTTGCACAATGTACACAGAAGGATTCATTGTATAGTTAAAAGTCAGTCACCTGAGaaagacaaaagagagagagattgacGGTATATTAGGTTACAACTAAATCAATCAATAATCACCAATCTCATATAAAATCTATACCTATTTagtaaaatgatttaaaaaaatctgtagATCAACTAAAATGATTTCATGAGGACAGATAAATATCTGTATAAAAACAGACTCGATCAGCAGAGTTTTGGTTACGTGATTTAAGGAAGACAGACTCACTCTGCTCACGGCGAGCGTGGAGCTCCACGCGCAGAAAACGAAGCCTCCTGCTCCGACAAGAAGAAGACATGTGATCCAGACAGTCGGCTCAGGCTCCGTCCTGACACTCGCTGAGAATGAGAGCACTGTGGTTGCAAGATGTTTGAGTGAACAAGGGAGCTGAATAGGTGTGTGCTTGTATGACACGCCCACTGACTGATTGGCTGAATGGCACTAATAGCAGACCAACCTGAGAGAAGTTCCAGTAAATACAGTATCAATGTAAGGCAAACGCTAACCTTGAATATTGTCACTGACTCGTTGATGCTCGCACAGCAGTATATTCAGTCAACTCACCCTTAAACTTGACTTAgggctgctactgtatgtttagtaCTCCACTATTTTAACAGCAGTACTAGTTGTGTGGAGGGAAACTTGCACAAACAGGCCTGGTGACTGACGTGACTTCGTCTTTTATGATGCAGATCACCTGCTGTTGTGATTCCTAAGTCCCTAAGACGTCAAGTCAAACCGGAAATGTGAGAATTGTTTAAAGTGGATGTAAAGTGTTTTGGCAGCACCTGCACGAAAATGCTAAGAATGGTCGGGGGGGCACAGACGCCCAAAAGCGCAGTGCAGCCGAGCAGTTTCTGCTCAACCCGCTCCGTTCACTCATAGAGCCGACGGCAGCGGTGGCGTTGCATTCTTTGGCCTCTGTGTCACACACTTCCATCCATAAAGCCACTACTGAGATAAGATGCTACATGATGGCATTTCAATTCAATAGTTATATTAATTCTTGACAAGACAATAAcagtttaaattttttttctttccattgtcTTGATATCAGGGAGTGCCCATACTTTATTCTTTGGCATGGCTGTGTCCAAAGTGCCACATGTGAGCATGTCACCCACTgactcatcctcatcatcagccaCTCCTTGTCAGGATCCAGGGCAGGTTCTGCCAGCCATCCtgttgtttttagcctggaccacaccttctcccgCACCTTACTATGCATGAGCCTTGTTGCTCATGCATTAGCCTTGTTGCTCATGCCATTCCGCTAGCCTTGTTTTTTTCAGGCCATGCCTTAGCCACGTTGGGATTTTTTCCTGAGCTCCACGTGTTAACTTTTGTTTAGGTTATATTATGCATTTCGTCTCCTGGTGTTTTTGATTTAGTTTAAAGGAGTTGTGTTTAACATAAACTGTTTCCATGGATTCATGGCCCGTGCTTGGCTCTGACTCGGTCCAACTGGACCCCCACAGCCTCATGGACACTCCTGGACCTGCCTGAGCTCTCAGCTGACTATTGGCTGAGGTGAGGAACACCCTGGACGCTATTCAGTCTCCCCAGTCAATCTAGTTGCATGTCCGTGCACTGGGGGAGGAAACGGGCGCGACCAGAGAAACAGGACACGGGGGAGGAACATGCAAACTCTACATAGAAATGCAATGACCTCTACATACCACAGGCTCTAATTGTGGGTTTTAGTTTGTAATTTGGCTTGTCATGCCAGACaatgataatgacaataatcCAAGAACAATTTATATCATAAACCACATGTTATGTTTGACACCTGTCAAATGAAGTTTATTTGAATATATAGTAATGATTCTTTGATTTTATGATACATTTCAATTAAAGTATTTACCTAGGTTACTATTTGATGCTGTCTAAGAAAATACTTGATTCCTATTGAAATTTAAGGTGGTGGTAGGTTAGCACTGACCGTGTCCCATTTGAGGacaaaatgagagagagagtgagtgagtgagtcctACTCCCACACTGGTGCCATCTGTGAAAGTCCTCATTCATCTGGGTCATGTTTATCCCAAAGTTTCAACTCCATTAGCTTTTTTTCAAGATAAAGAATTCAAGAAGTCCATTTGCCACTGAACTCATGGGTTTCCATACTAACGTGTGCATGCACAAGTAAACATAAGAGCATTTCCTCTCAAAGATGACAGGACTGTTTCAAAATGGTAggaataaagttttatttttcatatgaAGGGGTGGTTTTgggatttttcttcttttacaaGTAGTATGTTTTTGATAAAACTTGCAAAAAATCTTCTAGCATATTCCAAGAATGATGGACATGAAGAGAAGGGGACTTATTGCTGAATGTTAAAATGaagacacattttttattttttcaccgAATGGAAAACGATTTGCTTGCTGCTTTTTCCATGCACCCAACTACCAGTACCACTAGGACATGCAGAGGGGGATAGAGGTGGGggcaagagaggaggagaagggagaggatggaggggcggaggaggaggagttgggaGGAGCGAGGGAGTCGGAAGGTAAAAAAGACAAAGGCAAACTGcttgacaaacacaaacatggaagGGCTTcgtgtgtcagtgtgtcacATGGGGGTCCGTGTGTCTGTATGTGCGCGTCTCAGTGTGTGCTTCACTATATATGACGTCAGCATGTATTTGCAAAATGTGTGTGCGCATATAAAAGGGAAGGGGGAGTGCAGGGTGAAGAGAAAGAGGGTGGGGAGTGTTAACAATTCAACTAGCTCTAGAAGCACACTACCCTCACTTGCAGTATTTCCACATTGCAAATCCCAGATTGATTACAGTAATAGTAAGACAAAACTAGCCAGACCTTTGGGCCAAAAAcccaaataatatttttatatatttctagTATGATTCCCCTGGATGTGTGTGGGGTCTTTGTCGTTTTTAAGATACTTTCTATATCTGTGATCCATGCAGCTCCCgtgtgaaaaacaacaaaaacaaatcaactcTACGTATTAGAAATTGACTCTAATAGGGACACACATTGTCAGACACAGGAAGAGTTTTTGACATGACCAGCCTACTATTAATTAGCTGCTCAGTGCTTTTGTCTGGAGACTGGGGCCTAAATTCATCCACTAGTTTCTTCTGAAGGTCAATAAAGGGATTAAAAAGATGTGGAAACGAGGTGTGAGTTGGAGTAAAGGAGGCcagacgcagacaaacacatatAACATGTTCAGTCAATGTGACCAAGCAAAAGAGTTTGAACCGTAAAGATACAGGAATGCAAATCAAGGATGCAGTTATCAGTGTAATCATATACTAACGTTTGGCTGTCAGCTTAAAAAAATAGAACCAGACTCGCTCTCTAGCACTATGAACCTAAGCCgtacgttgttttttttttcccattagaGCAGTGCCATCGCTAGTGGGGTGAAAAGTGGTGCTAACTTTAGAGGCCGGCAGGCAGAGAGGGCTTGGACAGTTTCCAGTAGGTTTACATTAGTAAACAAAAGGGGAACCCAGAGGGAGTTCCCACTCTAAGGGGGCCTCAGAAATCCTAGCTGCACCCCTGCTtcagagcaaacacattttttcaCCATTAACCGTGACCCACACCGAGTTACATACATgctcatgtacacacacacgcgacc
This window encodes:
- the si:dkey-160o24.3 gene encoding N-acetyllactosaminide beta-1,3-N-acetylglucosaminyltransferase 2; this translates as MARLCCCCCCCCLRRRRLRNVLICLCSPCICLALFVVYVGVVVYIRTQQFISSGALMEGSVHIIHFVAPGSLRNANFAPLPQSFWTLDPAQGAIWNHLQLPIDRYFSPILHPKQHKQPDSDSSEVLLKQSFSAVTNTDSLRKNFKQFPQQIQDFVNHMDKRDYPNLIQPDGVCGAGASDETGPPLLLLAIKTTELNFRNRQAIRQTWGRAGWVAGHRSSSGGYVRRVFLLGKGNPQDQGVDSSELLELESKHYGDILQWDFRDTFFNLTLKDIHFWRWFSLHCGQTQFVFKGDDDVFVNTPKMLSYLQDQLRKPDANKVMENFMVGDVIGAAMPSRANMSKYFIPDTFFKGLYPAYAGGGGVVYSGPLTKRLHDVSQRVHLFPIDDVYVGMLMVRLNTSPVHHPAFLTFGFSEKEEKEPCSYHTILLVHKRSPSQVLRLWDDMRKTRDQCRNVTLRKDTQVVTQKLV